One window of Chryseobacterium indologenes genomic DNA carries:
- a CDS encoding AraC family transcriptional regulator, with product MSELENILREITPLSPEDSFLVFDRIKASFDFPYHYHPEIEINFIYKGKGYRRMVGDHTGEIGNIELVLVGPNLPHCWANYRCKNRKTHEITIQFNQDFFQQSLMEKNILKPINNLMKDSIRGILFSSETAEKLKDSFLNLSKMNSFESFIEIMKILNELAIAENKTLLSSYSIELETFADNDKMKIIHDFVHKNFENKITLDKVASMVNMSNVTFNRFIKKRTGKTFINYLNEIRISYAARWLMEKNLTVFEIAFEAGFNNIANFNKVFKSIKKTTPTEFKEQFKGVKKIE from the coding sequence ATGAGCGAATTAGAAAATATTCTGAGAGAAATAACTCCACTATCTCCTGAAGATAGTTTTCTCGTGTTTGACAGGATCAAAGCGTCATTCGACTTTCCGTATCACTATCATCCGGAAATTGAAATTAACTTCATCTACAAAGGGAAAGGTTACCGCAGAATGGTAGGAGATCACACCGGAGAAATCGGGAATATAGAACTGGTATTGGTAGGACCAAATTTACCACATTGTTGGGCGAATTACAGATGCAAAAACAGGAAAACCCACGAAATAACGATACAATTTAATCAGGATTTCTTTCAACAGTCGCTTATGGAGAAAAATATTCTGAAACCCATCAACAATCTGATGAAAGACTCTATCAGAGGGATTCTTTTTTCTTCCGAAACCGCTGAAAAACTAAAAGATTCGTTTCTCAATCTGTCCAAGATGAACAGCTTCGAATCTTTTATAGAAATTATGAAGATTCTGAATGAACTAGCAATTGCTGAAAATAAAACACTTTTGTCATCATATAGTATTGAGCTTGAAACCTTTGCTGACAATGACAAGATGAAGATTATCCACGACTTTGTTCATAAAAATTTTGAGAATAAGATTACGCTGGATAAAGTGGCTTCTATGGTAAATATGAGCAATGTAACATTCAACAGATTCATTAAAAAAAGAACAGGGAAGACTTTCATTAATTATCTTAATGAAATAAGAATCAGCTATGCTGCACGCTGGCTGATGGAAAAAAACCTTACCGTTTTTGAAATTGCTTTTGAAGCAGGCTTTAATAATATTGCCAATTTCAATAAAGTATTTAAGTCCATCAAAAAGACAACTCCAACTGAATTTAAGGAACAATTTAAAGGCGTGAAAAAAATTGAATAA
- a CDS encoding SusC/RagA family TonB-linked outer membrane protein: MRKAVIPVLFVFSLSANAQEKKSADTTKTNSIEEVVVTSLGIKRQARSLTYSSQQIGGDELTEVKTPNLLNSINGKVSNVQINRTNGVGSSVRVIMRGNKSVSNSQPLYVVDGIPIINGTGKSTDISQYANMPDPGDVLSSINPDDIESINFLKGASASALYGSAGGNGAILITTRKGKIGKSSISYSTSLTAERAYSLPKLQHSYLSYDPSDPTQSPGNNIESWGAKGASKDYLKDFLQTGTTWVNSLSFQSGNEKSTNYFSIGNTTNKGVIPMSYFDQYNVSFRNSSKFLDDKLTLDANFIGSLQDSKNRQTPGASFSPLTSLYWLPRGVDFDQYGPDNYSFIDKKRLLPAQNWWEVKPDGSFKGNPETQNPYWILNRNPVTVKNKNAYSAVSLSYQINPWLTARVRGNYSWNSSDSQRDISAYSAPSLLAVQQGINGRMLKNVYENSSTYGDVLLIGSPKLSESISLDFTVGGSVNTTSNKVTQIDNAYLSIPNLFAINNLQWNVDRSPGDGYHNNYWNLKKQVRSVFASASVGYKNMFYVDMTFRNDWDSTLALTGRSGFDYESVGANAILSSIFKLPEVINFWKVRGSYATVGLGLPANISNAMVAYYNAYSYGVDAGSIVYPKSSFVTSRPDLIPRPELNKTFEAGTELRMFSNRLNFDLTYYNSNASNQLLETTIGSNFGGIPSGSYYINAGKIRNTGFEASLSYKVFGTEKFGWTTTVNASANKNTIVELFPSGLSIPENQLFSLTGGGDFTKLRLGGSFGDLYGVKFKRDDQGRILVDENGVPLATTGDPQYLGNPNPKFILGFNNSFNIGKLGISFLIDGKFGGKVLSLTEKANDLYGVSQTTADARDAGGVSIPNAVYAPGTPLAGQAYNGVTDSKAYYKRTGGAGGMGTGIDEAYLYSATTVRLRQASISYSFDIQSKYMRNATVSLVGTNLFFFYKKAPFDPEQVSGNTPGGVGVDSFGLPVTRSIGLSLKTNF; encoded by the coding sequence ATGAGAAAAGCAGTTATACCTGTTCTGTTCGTTTTTTCACTTTCTGCGAATGCACAGGAGAAAAAATCGGCCGACACTACGAAGACAAACAGTATTGAGGAGGTCGTAGTCACCTCTTTGGGGATAAAAAGGCAGGCCCGCTCTTTGACGTATTCCAGTCAGCAGATCGGTGGGGATGAGCTTACAGAAGTGAAAACTCCCAATCTATTAAATTCGATCAATGGAAAAGTTTCCAACGTACAGATCAACAGAACCAATGGGGTAGGAAGCTCGGTAAGGGTGATTATGAGAGGAAATAAGTCTGTATCAAACAGCCAGCCATTGTATGTAGTCGATGGAATTCCTATCATCAATGGAACAGGGAAGTCTACAGATATAAGCCAATATGCTAATATGCCGGACCCGGGAGATGTATTAAGTTCCATTAATCCTGATGATATTGAAAGCATCAACTTTCTGAAAGGAGCATCAGCATCAGCATTATATGGTTCAGCAGGTGGAAACGGAGCTATTTTGATTACCACAAGAAAAGGAAAAATAGGTAAGAGCTCTATCTCTTACAGCACAAGCTTAACGGCAGAAAGAGCTTATAGTCTGCCAAAATTGCAGCATAGTTATTTGTCTTATGACCCATCCGATCCTACTCAATCTCCAGGGAATAATATTGAGAGCTGGGGAGCCAAAGGTGCTTCAAAAGACTATCTTAAAGATTTTCTTCAAACCGGAACAACATGGGTAAACAGTCTTTCTTTCCAATCTGGAAACGAAAAATCAACCAACTATTTTTCCATTGGAAATACTACCAATAAGGGGGTGATCCCAATGTCTTATTTTGATCAGTATAATGTCTCTTTTAGAAACTCAAGTAAGTTTCTGGATGATAAACTGACATTGGACGCTAACTTCATTGGCTCCCTGCAGGACAGTAAAAACAGACAAACACCAGGAGCTTCTTTTTCTCCTTTGACAAGTTTATACTGGTTGCCAAGAGGAGTAGATTTTGATCAATATGGACCTGACAATTATTCTTTCATAGATAAAAAGAGACTTTTACCTGCACAAAATTGGTGGGAGGTAAAGCCGGATGGAAGTTTCAAAGGAAATCCGGAAACTCAAAACCCATATTGGATTTTAAACAGAAACCCGGTTACTGTTAAAAATAAAAATGCATACAGCGCCGTTTCATTATCTTATCAGATCAATCCATGGTTGACAGCACGAGTAAGAGGAAACTATAGCTGGAATAGTTCAGACAGCCAGCGTGATATTTCTGCTTACTCAGCGCCTTCGTTATTGGCTGTGCAACAAGGAATTAATGGAAGAATGCTTAAAAATGTCTATGAAAATTCATCTACCTATGGTGACGTTTTGTTGATTGGTAGTCCAAAATTAAGCGAATCAATTTCTTTAGACTTTACCGTTGGAGGAAGTGTGAATACGACGAGCAATAAAGTAACGCAAATTGATAATGCTTATCTGTCCATTCCTAATTTGTTTGCAATAAACAATCTGCAATGGAATGTAGACCGAAGCCCGGGAGATGGATATCATAATAACTACTGGAATTTGAAAAAACAGGTGCGATCGGTTTTTGCAAGTGCTTCAGTAGGATATAAGAATATGTTTTATGTAGATATGACCTTTAGAAATGACTGGGATTCTACTTTAGCATTAACAGGAAGAAGCGGATTTGATTATGAGTCTGTAGGAGCTAATGCAATCTTATCATCTATCTTTAAACTTCCGGAAGTGATCAATTTCTGGAAAGTAAGAGGGTCTTATGCAACTGTTGGTTTAGGATTGCCAGCCAATATTTCTAATGCGATGGTAGCCTATTATAATGCATATTCTTATGGAGTAGATGCGGGAAGTATTGTATATCCAAAAAGTTCATTCGTAACCAGCCGACCAGATCTTATTCCACGCCCGGAACTTAATAAAACTTTTGAGGCAGGAACTGAGCTGAGAATGTTTAGCAACAGATTAAATTTTGATCTTACCTATTATAACTCTAATGCCAGCAATCAATTGCTGGAGACTACTATAGGCTCTAACTTTGGAGGGATTCCATCAGGGTCATATTATATTAATGCAGGTAAAATACGCAATACAGGTTTTGAAGCCTCTTTGTCATACAAAGTTTTTGGTACAGAAAAGTTTGGCTGGACAACTACAGTGAATGCCTCAGCGAACAAAAATACAATTGTTGAATTATTTCCATCAGGTTTATCTATACCCGAAAACCAGCTTTTCTCATTAACTGGAGGAGGAGATTTTACAAAACTGAGACTGGGAGGGTCTTTTGGAGACCTTTATGGGGTTAAATTCAAAAGAGATGATCAGGGACGTATTTTAGTAGATGAAAATGGAGTTCCATTAGCTACTACAGGTGATCCTCAATATTTGGGTAATCCAAACCCTAAGTTTATTCTAGGTTTTAATAACTCTTTTAATATTGGTAAACTGGGAATATCTTTCCTTATTGATGGTAAATTCGGAGGTAAAGTATTGTCTCTTACTGAAAAAGCAAATGATTTATATGGAGTAAGCCAGACGACTGCTGATGCAAGAGATGCTGGTGGAGTATCCATTCCAAATGCGGTATATGCCCCAGGAACACCTTTAGCAGGGCAGGCTTATAACGGAGTTACTGATTCAAAAGCATATTATAAGAGAACAGGTGGTGCCGGTGGTATGGGAACAGGAATTGACGAAGCTTATCTGTACAGTGCAACAACTGTACGTTTACGTCAGGCATCTATTTCATATAGCTTTGATATCCAATCGAAATATATGAGAAATGCGACAGTAAGTTTAGTAGGAACCAATTTATTCTTCTTTTACAAAAAAGCACCGTTTGATCCGGAGCAGGTATCAGGAAATACACCTGGTGGGGTAGGAGTTGATTCATTTGGACTTCCGGTTACCCGATCAATAGGACTATCATTAAAGACTAACTTCTAA
- a CDS encoding SusD/RagB family nutrient-binding outer membrane lipoprotein → MKFNNIKTLVLGAAVLMAASGCSDLDQYNQEKLGNPENMYADYNAVVNPLKSLQRGLQSDYQLYPNLSADMFSGMFSTATQFNGGKNNTTYFMMDGWNNRIIARQQDIFNYSIIIDNAAKNFYPGIDFTGTFAVKKILKVITAARVSDNHGPVVYSKYETPNANGVTDFDSQQQAYQNFINDLTVAITDLQKVQNMPATGNEGDKAALKRADLVYGGNMAQWAKLANSLKLRLAMRMSYADPAKSKQYAEEALASSAGLITDNADNALISVGQSELSFIIYSWGDCLIGAPLMAYMNGYNDPRLPAYAIPASDPSLQGKYIGIRQGIDLLNGKSTYGGFSQPQAKSANGDYFSGTDGKMKLFTAAETWFLKAEAALRGYAGAGDIQTNYTTGVQQSFGEWGKSANVAAYLADNTSTEAPYLDPKNADNNVLVGNPQLSTITIAWNNGDTNERKLERIITQKWLSLYPNGPEAWAEQRRTGYPVLFKVRKNDSGGAISTEAMIRRIPFTIDTKTSLYNYQQAAQMLNGPDTGGTKLWWDKK, encoded by the coding sequence ATGAAATTCAATAATATTAAAACACTGGTATTGGGTGCAGCAGTCTTAATGGCTGCTTCCGGATGCAGTGATCTGGATCAGTATAACCAGGAAAAGCTGGGGAATCCTGAAAACATGTACGCAGATTATAATGCGGTTGTTAATCCTTTAAAATCCCTGCAAAGAGGTCTTCAGTCAGATTATCAGCTATATCCCAATCTAAGTGCGGATATGTTTAGTGGTATGTTCAGTACGGCAACTCAGTTTAATGGAGGGAAGAACAATACAACTTATTTTATGATGGATGGGTGGAATAACAGGATTATTGCCAGACAGCAGGATATCTTCAATTATTCTATCATCATCGATAATGCTGCTAAGAACTTCTATCCGGGAATAGATTTTACAGGGACATTTGCTGTTAAAAAGATTTTAAAAGTAATCACTGCAGCAAGAGTATCAGACAATCATGGTCCGGTAGTGTATAGTAAATATGAAACCCCCAATGCAAACGGAGTAACTGATTTTGATTCTCAGCAGCAAGCCTATCAAAATTTTATCAATGATCTTACTGTAGCTATTACGGACTTACAAAAAGTTCAGAATATGCCTGCTACAGGAAATGAAGGTGACAAAGCTGCATTAAAAAGAGCTGACCTTGTGTACGGCGGAAATATGGCTCAGTGGGCAAAACTTGCCAACTCACTAAAACTGAGGTTAGCGATGAGAATGAGCTATGCTGATCCGGCGAAATCTAAACAATATGCTGAAGAGGCATTAGCTTCATCTGCAGGATTGATCACTGACAATGCAGATAACGCTTTAATCAGTGTAGGACAATCAGAATTGAGCTTTATCATCTACTCATGGGGAGACTGTTTAATAGGAGCACCTTTGATGGCTTATATGAACGGATATAATGACCCAAGACTTCCGGCATATGCTATTCCTGCATCTGACCCAAGCTTACAAGGGAAATACATAGGAATACGTCAGGGAATTGATTTATTAAATGGTAAGTCAACTTATGGAGGATTTTCACAACCACAGGCAAAATCTGCCAACGGAGATTATTTTTCCGGGACTGATGGAAAAATGAAATTATTCACCGCTGCAGAAACATGGTTCCTGAAAGCTGAAGCTGCTTTGAGAGGATATGCAGGCGCTGGAGATATTCAAACCAACTATACAACAGGAGTTCAGCAATCTTTCGGAGAATGGGGGAAAAGTGCTAATGTTGCTGCTTATCTTGCCGATAATACTTCTACTGAAGCACCTTATCTTGATCCGAAAAATGCAGACAATAACGTACTTGTTGGAAACCCTCAGTTAAGTACCATTACGATTGCATGGAATAACGGGGATACCAACGAAAGAAAATTAGAAAGAATTATTACCCAGAAATGGCTTTCTCTTTATCCGAACGGACCGGAAGCATGGGCTGAGCAAAGAAGAACAGGATATCCGGTTCTTTTCAAAGTAAGAAAAAATGACAGTGGCGGAGCGATCAGTACAGAAGCAATGATCAGAAGAATTCCTTTCACCATTGATACCAAAACTTCACTTTATAATTACCAGCAAGCTGCACAAATGCTTAACGGACCTGATACCGGAGGCACTAAGCTATGGTGGGATAAGAAATAA